Genomic window (Campylobacter concisus):
TCTCTTAAAAAATTTTTACACTCTACCAAATACATAAAATACTTAAGCATTAAACGTTCAGATGAATTTTCAGTAAGTGTATAATGTGAGACAGATTTATCTAAAAAATTATGGAAACGAATTAAAAAAGTAAAATTTCCGCCCTTTGATTTGATGTATTTAATAGCATTTTCATTAATTGTCTGCTGATACTCATTAGTATCTATTTTTTCTTCGCCGGAGTGAATTTTTTGAAAAATATACTCTACTAAATTTCTAAGCTGAGACAAGATAGCTTGGCTAACAAATCCTCGCTCGTCACACAATTTGTTGTTCGCAAGATTTTTATCTATATTTTCACAAGTTCTTAATATTTGGTCCTCAAAATCCATGTTTATTCCTAAATAAAGTATTTACGTATTTTATAGAATCTTTTAAAAATATTTTTAAGATATTTTAATAGGTCGGACTTGCGCCCGACCAGTATCAGAAAAAGGGAGAAACTAAAATATATATACCGCACCGAGTACGATAAATGCTCTTAGGCAAAAGCCGCCCACAAGCACGCCGTATTCGTTATAAACGCAGCTTTTTACCTCCTCGCCGCCGTGCGCGCAGACACTGCCGTCCGCATTCACGCTGCAGCTGCGAAGCATAAATTTGCTTCCGCCTAGCAGCGGCAAAGCAAGCCCAAACACGACAAAGCCTATCCAAAACATCGGCGCAAGCGAGCCGCTGACTATCTTAGTCACGCTAGCCATGCCCGCAGCCTCGCTTCTCACGCTAGCAAATAGCGCTAGCACCGCAACAATCTCAAGTGCGACTAAAACGACGTGGAATTTATGCGCGCAGTGGCTTAGCCCGTGCCCCGCATTTAGCGTAGCGGCGGTATTTGCGCTAAGCCCTGTAGAGATCGCGGAGATCGTAAATAAAATCGGCAGCCATACGCTTGCCCAAAGCGGGATCGCCTTTACGACGTAAAGCAGTAGCCCCGTATATCCCATCACTCCAAGCGCCAAAATAACTCCGAGCGTGAGCATCATATCGCAAATTTTACCGCTCTTCTTGATCTGTAAAAGCACCAAAACGCTGACTACGATGAAAAACGTAAGTAGATACGTACCTATGCTCATCATCGAAACCGGGCGCGTATAGAGCTGTAAAATTTTAAGAGGATTTATCGCGGCGCTCGGTGCCAAGTCAAA
Coding sequences:
- the nrfD gene encoding NrfD/PsrC family molybdoenzyme membrane anchor subunit, whose translation is MEQTTWGWLIVIYLFLGGLGAGAFLCSALAYKGFLGSLNERFYKFGFLLAPVAVIIGTALLLFDLAPSAAINPLKILQLYTRPVSMMSIGTYLLTFFIVVSVLVLLQIKKSGKICDMMLTLGVILALGVMGYTGLLLYVVKAIPLWASVWLPILFTISAISTGLSANTAATLNAGHGLSHCAHKFHVVLVALEIVAVLALFASVRSEAAGMASVTKIVSGSLAPMFWIGFVVFGLALPLLGGSKFMLRSCSVNADGSVCAHGGEEVKSCVYNEYGVLVGGFCLRAFIVLGAVYIF